The following DNA comes from Vespa crabro chromosome 25, iyVesCrab1.2, whole genome shotgun sequence.
aattattactggTAACTATAActttaactttatatatacatacatacatacatacatacatacatacatacatatatatatatatatatatatatatatatatatatatatatatattataaaaatgaacgagTGTACTATAGATATCTTAATTCGTATCGACTCCAAGATTTCGCAATTTTTCACTAAATATCGCTATAAACTAATCATACATAACGGATACATAACCTCACGTCTTTCCACTTACGTTTCTAAAtatcaaattgaaaatatatcctGTGTGATGAATTTTATTCTCTACATTAATAAGTAGCCTTACCGATCTTTGTAAAATTCACGATTACTGCGTTTTATAGATTTACAAAACTATTTATGCTTAATTCGAACGATTATATACTCAGTAATTTTATCACTTCTGTGACATGTATGTATTCAATGCAATTATTTAAACGCATTATACAACTCTGCATTTTCTTGGCTTCTCCAATATCTTGGAgaatctttataaaaataccATGCCATTTTTATCCGAATGACGTGCGGCTATTAAAGTTGctttaaaatcttttctattttctcataATACGActgaaaatgattaataaaagatcttacgtcattttattgaaaattatatatcacgCTTCAAACTTATGGTTATCATaggttatatatgtatttcacaAAATAAGGGTACAAAACTTCCGACAATCTACACTTTAACGAAAATACATTGTTATATCTCACACGTTTGTCTGTACATAATTGCGAagctattattaatttaacatattaatataactCTCGATGCTATGTATATAAgcatattgttttttttttaatagtataaATTTGCGCTTTATGTTCCTCTTGGCTAACCGCTAGCCCTATTCTCAAAAATACAATCGCACTCACATACCTGTAccgtcattattgatattttatgttgatgttattaaagatagatgtaaagaaatttaataataataataataataataataacaatgaagaaTTAAACAGAATTTGGAAAATTAGACCAATTTAATAGGTTACCTCAGCTTCGTCATTGAACTGCGTCTGCAATGGAGGTATTAACAATAAGCATTAAACATATTGACATTGATTGGGTATCGAATAATCGAGCTCGATTGGAGTATACGTTCGGCCAATCAGTGACGATCGTGTGCGATCGATTGTCGCGCTACCTATGTAGATATGTGTTTCGCGCGCATCAGGTAGATGACGCTTGCGAGCCCGCCACTAAAGTAACATTATAAAATGGCTGTCGTTCGTTcaaataatacgattaaattTCTCCGTTGATACTCGTGAACATCCTAACTGTGTATCTTTAACTAtgtttttagttttatttcatgtattttatctttttggaAAGTATGTATATGATAGTTATtgtaggaaagaaaagaaaaatatgaaaacattGCGTACTGTATCGGATGAAATCTATAACATGATAGATCCCGATACACTTCGGGATTACGacgaaaacgagaaaataaagtTTTCTCCGCCAGCTTACATCCAAAGATATAATACAGTGATCGATATACTTTGCAGTGATAAATACAATGGCAAGATACGAAAGGTCCACATTAATATCCCTTTTTCATAGTTgtgcattttatttatttatgtagatCTTGAAATTTATCGTCATCCCTtttgatagatatttttttttttattaatttaatcaaatctattatatttatccatttctttctaaatACCTATTTTCATATTGTTTCTATAGATTGTAGATTTTGGCTGTGCAAATCTTAACTTTTTGGTTCACCTAAAACATATCTCCGATGTCGAAGAAATATTATGCGTAGACATTGATAGAAGTGTTCTTGAAAATAACAAAGGCAAAGCCAAACCATTAATTTgtgattatatacattttcgaaAAGGTCCACTTCAGATACATGTTTACGAAGGTAGCGTTACAAGCAATGACAAAAAACTGGAGAAAGCCGATGCAGTGATCTGCATAGAATTGTGCGTTATGTGacgttaaaatgataattgtctCTTGTTTAGTCGAAGTTGTTTAATCGAACATTagtaattgaaattttctagGATTGAACACTTGTATCCGGACGCATTAACGGATTTTCCGTTTAACATCTTTGGTTATATCAAACCAAAAGTAGCTATTGTAACAACGCCAAATGCAGactttaatgaattatttccttatttctcCGGACTCAGGCATCCAGATCACAAGTTTGAATGGACTAGAGAACAATTTCAAGACTGGTAAACTTTTTACACCTTCTAATTgctcgtacatacgtatacgtatatacgtgtatatttatttctaggggacaaaatattattataagatatcCAGATTATCATGTAACATTCCATGGCATTTGTAATGGGCCAAAAGGTACGGAGCATTTAGGTGCTTGCACTCAAATGGCCGTTTTTCATCGTAATAGCGAAGAGAACGGTTCAGAATCGTTAGgtattgataatttatttaagcTCGTAacttcgcataattttccatttAAAATTGACAATCGTTCGGACGAACAGAAGATTTTGGACGAAGTTATCTATCATCTTAACGAATCTGTATCTTTTGATAATATGCGAGGAGAAATGTCGCTTAAatctttagtatcgttattgagtaaatttaatgttacaattgaATCATTGAGAACAATTTTGGAAGAAGCAGGATGGACCATAATTGATTACAAAGAAGGTCCTGCTACATTTATTTCAAAGCAAACAAGTACCGTAGAAGGTAGCTGTTTAGATGGCCTTGTAATATTTGAGGATTCAGATGTATCTTTGGATTATTACGATGGATATACAAATACGGTGGAATCGATTGAAGCTTGGCATTCTGATAACTGGGACGAAGAACCGAGTGTTATTATACctgaaaataattctatcgtacaatataacaatagttaTTTGTTTGATGGTGAACATGAGTCACCAAATATTAATGATCTTTCTGACAATATGAACGTTCATGAATCTTCCGTTGATTTAATTCCAAGTAATCCCATTTTACAAGATGCTGACGCTGATGCCGATGCCGATACTGATGATGCTGATGATGCTGATGATGCTGATGatgctgatgatgatgatgatgatgatgatgatgatgatgatgatgatgataatgtatCATCACttggaattaatttttatatgttatcCGATGGTGATACAGCCAGTAATTCAAAcgtaaacaatgacaataatagatttaTAGGGCCTAACGAAAGGTTAAATAGAACA
Coding sequences within:
- the LOC124432541 gene encoding dentin sialophosphoprotein isoform X2, which produces MFLVLFHVFYLFGKYVYDSYCRKEKKNMKTLRTVSDEIYNMIDPDTLRDYDENEKIKFSPPAYIQRYNTVIDILCSDKYNGKIRKIVDFGCANLNFLVHLKHISDVEEILCVDIDRSVLENNKGKAKPLICDYIHFRKGPLQIHVYEGSVTSNDKKLEKADAVICIELIEHLYPDALTDFPFNIFGYIKPKVAIVTTPNADFNELFPYFSGLRHPDHKFEWTREQFQDWGQNIIIRYPDYHVTFHGICNGPKGTEHLGACTQMAVFHRNSEENGSESLGIDNLFKLVTSHNFPFKIDNRSDEQKILDEVIYHLNESVSFDNMRGEMSLKSLVSLLSKFNVTIESLRTILEEAGWTIIDYKEGPATFISKQTSTVEGSCLDGLVIFEDSDVSLDYYDGYTNTVESIEAWHSDNWDEEPSVIIPENNSIVQYNNSYLFDGEHESPNINDLSDNMNVHESSVDLIPSNPILQDADADADADTDDADDADDADDADDDDDDDDDDDDDDDNVSSLGINFYMLSDGDTASNSNVNNDNNRFIGPNERLNRTLDFYHSTTVLSSSMSPQPLLVHLDQLNSSYSDDTVIDKDVPYSSFLNNTFHSSDTLRDEFVNLEEAKDCPSASTTNQPQYTSSPRVLGKTKEPNSNRKSLRPENISNGDISKTLRLADKKPLSPSNGVVSISQISLKDFNDTNVSATSSLSRTDSYNAITKSDTIEKNHIVEKEVAILPREDHVENMSLDKIKCLYLPCAKENSDIILQSKGTENLNDIQSETCLIKAVAGSKDYSKNFNQICIISPGNIVEIKPHNSPEPLETPPNSWSPEIIDSGYPNSVSAPDMTPEYDLPSIAHDRIAPDLESPSVAEAPRFENLEPVVIENGDLANNNRDDEGNNMIAVADNDIENLQPLINVLENDLENENDIYVVENGFPIWLLRILEMANPIDVVDGHILRDRRELIPFDLIEDDQEYLGIDHDEGFDSNSSVEDSEQNNDEISSNLTEANHIDNNNEVMHDTDSEQF
- the LOC124432541 gene encoding dentin sialophosphoprotein isoform X1, with the protein product MFLVLFHVFYLFGKYVYDSYCRKEKKNMKTLRTVSDEIYNMIDPDTLRDYDENEKIKFSPPAYIQRYNTVIDILCSDKYNGKIRKIVDFGCANLNFLVHLKHISDVEEILCVDIDRSVLENNKGKAKPLICDYIHFRKGPLQIHVYEGSVTSNDKKLEKADAVICIELIEHLYPDALTDFPFNIFGYIKPKVAIVTTPNADFNELFPYFSGLRHPDHKFEWTREQFQDWGQNIIIRYPDYHVTFHGICNGPKGTEHLGACTQMAVFHRNSEENGSESLGIDNLFKLVTSHNFPFKIDNRSDEQKILDEVIYHLNESVSFDNMRGEMSLKSLVSLLSKFNVTIESLRTILEEAGWTIIDYKEGPATFISKQTSTVEGSCLDGLVIFEDSDVSLDYYDGYTNTVESIEAWHSDNWDEEPSVIIPENNSIVQYNNSYLFDGEHESPNINDLSDNMNVHESSVDLIPSNPILQDADADADADTDDADDADDADDADDDDDDDDDDDDDDDNVSSLGINFYMLSDGDTASNSNVNNDNNRFIGPNERLNRTLDFYHSTTVLSSSMSPQPLLVHLDQLNSSYSDDTVIDKDVPYSSFLNNTFHSSDTLRDEFVNLEEASNGKLEQVNTEEKQIYYEDHFVLEDCPSASTTNQPQYTSSPRVLGKTKEPNSNRKSLRPENISNGDISKTLRLADKKPLSPSNGVVSISQISLKDFNDTNVSATSSLSRTDSYNAITKSDTIEKNHIVEKEVAILPREDHVENMSLDKIKCLYLPCAKENSDIILQSKGTENLNDIQSETCLIKAVAGSKDYSKNFNQICIISPGNIVEIKPHNSPEPLETPPNSWSPEIIDSGYPNSVSAPDMTPEYDLPSIAHDRIAPDLESPSVAEAPRFENLEPVVIENGDLANNNRDDEGNNMIAVADNDIENLQPLINVLENDLENENDIYVVENGFPIWLLRILEMANPIDVVDGHILRDRRELIPFDLIEDDQEYLGIDHDEGFDSNSSVEDSEQNNDEISSNLTEANHIDNNNEVMHDTDSEQF